Sequence from the Egibacter rhizosphaerae genome:
GGAGCAGGATCCCCTCCCCGAGGCCGAACACGCTGATCGCGCCGATCACGCCGACCCAGGTCGGCATCAGCGGCACGCTCCCCAGGCCGATGGTGAGCAACGCGCTGCCGGCGACGAACAGGGCCCGGGGGGCGAACCGGGCTCGCAGCCGTCCCAGTGACAGCGACGTCGCCATGTTCGCGATCGCCGGGATTCCCAGGACGACGCCGCGGAGCGTCTCCCCGACCCCGAACGCACTCTCGAGGTAGAGCGGCAGCACGGTGACGAGTAGCCCGAAGATCACGGCGAACAGCACGCCCCCGCTGGCGAGGATGGTGACCAGTGGCCCCGCGGTGAGCAACGGCTTGACGCCGCGCAGCTGCCGGCCGAGGTTCGCGTCGGTCTGCGGCTGGTCAGCGGGCAGGCGCAGCCGGATGGCGGCGGCGGTCAGCAGGCCCACCGGGTAGAGCAGGAACGGCGCCTGCCACGAGAACACCTCGGCCAGTGTCCCGCCGATCAGCGGGAAGATCGAGAGGCAGACGGTGAGCACCGCGGCGTTGCGGCCGATCATCCGCGACCGGGAGGGTCCCTCCCAGTGGTCGCCGATCAGCACGATGGCGAGGTTCATGAGTCCCGCCGAGCCGATGCCCTGCAGCAGCCGCAGACCCACCAGGGTCGGGAAATCCGGTGCGAGCGCGCCCAGACCCCCGGTCACCCCGAAGATCACCAGGCACGGCACGAGGACCCGCCGGCGGCCTCGACGGTCCGCGAGCACGCCGATGATCGGGGCGAGCGCGATGCCCGGGAGCGTCCCCGCGCCGATCAGCAGCCCCGCGGCGGAGCGCGGTGCGTCGAGCGCGGCGGTGATCTCCGGGAGCGACGGCGCGATCAGCGTGTTCGTCGAGACCGCGGTGGCGGTCACGGCGAAGATCCACACCACCGATGGGCGCGCGCTCGAGGCGGGCATGAGCTCCTCTGCGAATCCGACGGGCGCGACCGTGCCCGCCGGCACCTCGCGCGAGGCACCGGATCCTAGTCGTGTGTGCCTCGCGGGCGACTACGCTGCGGTGCCCGAGCGGCCGAGGACGACATCGCGGCGAGAGGACCGATGGGCATGACCGACGAGGAGACCGAGCAGCGCGTGCGCGACCGTTTGGAGCAGCTGGGCGTGGACCACGAGCTCCTGTGGATCGATCCGACGCATGCGGCTACGGCCGACTTCTGCCGCGAGTACGGGGAGGACCCCGACGCGGCCGGCAACTGCATCGCCGTGATCGGCAAGGCCGCGGAGCCGGTCTACGGCGCGTGCGTCGTGCGTGCGACGCGACGCCTCGACGTCAACCGCCGCGTGAAACGGCTGCTCGGGACGCGCAAGGCCTCGTTCGCTGCGGCCGACGACACGCGTGCGCGCACGGGGATGGCCCCCGACGGGGTGACCCCGTTTGGTCTCCCGGAGGGCTGGCCGGTCTACCTGGACGCGGGGCTGTTGGAGCACGCGCGGATCGTGGTCGGCGGCGGCAGCCGTCGACTGAAGGTCGTCGTGGGCCCCGACGGTCTGCGGGCCCTGCCGGGCGCCGAGGTCATCGACGACCTCGTGCTCCCGCTTGCCGGGTGAGTGGGTGGGCCCTGCCCGGGT
This genomic interval carries:
- a CDS encoding MFS transporter, whose product is MPASSARPSVVWIFAVTATAVSTNTLIAPSLPEITAALDAPRSAAGLLIGAGTLPGIALAPIIGVLADRRGRRRVLVPCLVIFGVTGGLGALAPDFPTLVGLRLLQGIGSAGLMNLAIVLIGDHWEGPSRSRMIGRNAAVLTVCLSIFPLIGGTLAEVFSWQAPFLLYPVGLLTAAAIRLRLPADQPQTDANLGRQLRGVKPLLTAGPLVTILASGGVLFAVIFGLLVTVLPLYLESAFGVGETLRGVVLGIPAIANMATSLSLGRLRARFAPRALFVAGSALLTIGLGSVPLMPTWVGVIGAISVFGLGEGILLPLLQDLATSLGEAAQRGTIVALFVSIARLGQTVGPVASGAVVTGVGEPAAFAGGAVVTLILGTSLAVIGRRL
- a CDS encoding YbaK/EbsC family protein produces the protein MTDEETEQRVRDRLEQLGVDHELLWIDPTHAATADFCREYGEDPDAAGNCIAVIGKAAEPVYGACVVRATRRLDVNRRVKRLLGTRKASFAAADDTRARTGMAPDGVTPFGLPEGWPVYLDAGLLEHARIVVGGGSRRLKVVVGPDGLRALPGAEVIDDLVLPLAG